Proteins from one Anaerosoma tenue genomic window:
- the tsaE gene encoding tRNA (adenosine(37)-N6)-threonylcarbamoyltransferase complex ATPase subunit type 1 TsaE, protein MISAFITHSVVETERAGALLAPLLRAGDVVALAGDLGAGKTHLVQGVARGLGVTDPVTSPTFNLLLVHPGALPLYHFDLYRLEGARELEDIGFFETIEADGVSFIEWGDRFPGVLPHDHVLVSIARGTDDERRMAIESSGARGRELARQWLDVLGSRGRA, encoded by the coding sequence ATGATCTCGGCGTTCATCACCCATAGCGTTGTGGAGACGGAGCGAGCGGGAGCGCTGCTAGCGCCACTCTTGCGTGCGGGCGACGTGGTGGCGCTCGCGGGGGATCTTGGCGCCGGTAAGACGCATCTCGTGCAGGGCGTCGCTCGCGGGCTTGGCGTGACCGATCCTGTCACCAGCCCCACGTTCAACCTGTTGCTCGTGCATCCGGGCGCCCTGCCGTTGTATCACTTCGACCTGTATCGGCTGGAGGGAGCGCGTGAACTGGAGGATATCGGGTTCTTCGAGACGATCGAGGCCGACGGCGTGTCCTTCATCGAATGGGGCGACCGGTTCCCGGGAGTGCTCCCGCACGACCACGTTCTCGTATCGATAGCGCGGGGTACGGACGACGAGCGCAGGATGGCCATCGAGTCCTCGGGGGCCAGGGGCCGTGAACTCGCACGCCAGTGGCTTGACGTGCTGGGCAGCAGGGGGCGTGCATGA